The Dioscorea cayenensis subsp. rotundata cultivar TDr96_F1 chromosome 19, TDr96_F1_v2_PseudoChromosome.rev07_lg8_w22 25.fasta, whole genome shotgun sequence genome includes a window with the following:
- the LOC120249763 gene encoding short-chain dehydrogenase reductase 5-like has translation MASSDGKLRLEGKVAIITGAASGIGEATARLFAAHGATVVIADVQDQLGEAVAASIGLHKASFKHCDVTDEKQVEETVHYTVEKYGRLDIMHSNAGVLGSVEGVMDMDLTQLDKTLAVHVRGTAAAIKHAARAMRASGTRGSIICTASVAASQGNLGPAAYTAAKHAVIGLMRSAVLDLGAHGIRINCISPFGVATPMSCAYIGKAAEGVEDLCYEMVALKGVILRGGHVAQAALFLASDESEYISGHDLVIDGGVTVVNKNDLKANKRTSLLWNLDS, from the exons ATGGCTTCATCCGATGGCAAGCTAAG GTTGGAGGGCAAGGTGGCTATCATCACTGGAGCGGCGAGTGGGATCGGAGAAGCCACGGCCAGGCTCTTTGCCGCTCACGGCGCTACCGTTGTCATCGCCGACGTGCAGGACCAACTCGGTGAGGCCGTCGCTGCTTCCATCGGCCTTCACAAGGCCAGCTTCAAGCACTGTGATGTCACGGATGAAAAGCAG GTGGAAGAAACAGTACATTACACAGTGGAGAAGTATGGGCGCTTAGATATCATGCACAGCAACGCAGGCGTACTCGGATCAGTTGAAGGTGTTATGGACATGGACCTGACCCAACTGGACAAGACGCTGGCCGTGCACGTCCGTGGCACCGCAGCGGCGATCAAGCACGCGGCGCGTGCCATGCGAGCCAGCGGCACTCGCGGGTCCATCATATGCACAGCAAGCGTCGCGGCAAGTCAAGGCAATCTTGGACCCGCAGCGTACACTGCAGCAAAGCACGCTGTGATCGGGTTGATGCGCTCCGCCGTGTTAGATCTCGGGGCGCACGGTATTCGCATCAACTGCATCTCGCCCTTCGGTGTGGCGACTCCGATGTCGTGCGCGTACATCGGGAAGGCAGCTGAGGGGGTTGAAGATCTTTGCTATGAGATGGTTGCTCTCAAGGGCGTGATTTTGAGAGGTGGGCATGTCGCGCAGGCTGCTCTCTTCTTGGCCTCGGACGAATCGGAGTACATTAGTGGCCATGACTTGGTCATTGACGGAGGAGTCACTGTGGTTAACAAAAACGATCTCAAGGCAAACAA GCGGACATCTTTGCTTTGGAATTTGGATTCCTAG